The following DNA comes from Waddliaceae bacterium.
CCTGCTCGTGCTGGTGGCTCGCCGGCGGCGAGGCCGACTTCACGCAATGCTCTTGCGAAGCGCGTCACCGAGTCCATCATAAAGATAACTTTTTTTCCTTGAGCGCGGAAGTATTCTGCTATTGCTGTGCCGACATATGCGGCGTTAAGGCGTAGCTGTGAAGGCTGGTCCGACGTCGAGACGACAAGCACCGACCTTTTAAGCCCTTCTTCGCCGAGGGACTCTTCGATGAAATCACGGAGTTCTCGTCCGCGCTCACCGACGAGGGCGATGACGTTGACGTCGGCATAAGCGTTACGTGCTATCATCCCCATAAGCGTCGACTTACCACCTCCTGCTGCTGCGAAGATACCGACACGCTGTCCTTCTCCTACTGTAAGCGTACCATCGAGGACTCTTACTCCTGTAGGCATAGGAACTTCTATACGTTTACGTGTCATGGGGTCTGGCGGTGCAGCGTATATCGAGGCTTGTTCTGTTAGCTCTAGTGGTCCTTTAGTTTTCTCGTCTATGGGTTCACCGAGGCCATTGAGGACTCTTCCTAGTAGAGCATCTCCGACTTTTATATTGAGCGGCATTCCTGTCGCTATAACTTCCGATGAGGGCCCTATTCCTGCCATATCTCCTAGCGGCGACAGGAACACCTCTTCTCTTGTGAATCCAACTACTTCGACTTGTAGAGGTTCTGCATTTTCTCTTTTCACCAGGCACAGCTCACCGATCTTAACTCGTGGCACGACGGCACGGATAAGCATCCCGACGATCTCTGTTATTCTGCCGCTGACTGTCGTAACTTGTACATCTTCGAGCTCGTCGAAGATCTTATCGAATTGATCTTCTATACCTTTTTCTTTTGCTTTGGAGGTAGTTTTTGGGGTGGGCTTGGATTTAGGTTTGTCTTTTGCTTTTTCTTCCATTGTGTATATGCAGCCTCTTTTTTTTTATTCTGAACAGGAATTTTCTACCTCATTGAACAATGCTCAATGTTCAATGTTCATGTAGCGGCGTTATACCTGTACATTCATCACTGTCTTTGTTGACTCTATAGCTTTAGAGAGTAGGCTGGTGAAAAATTCTATCTCGCGTGTTATCGTATGGACTTTTATCTGTACGGTAAGCATCGCTGCCGGTGACATTACCGCTCCTGCTTCGCCCATCATCTCCATCCGCGCTCCTAACGTTTCCAGGGAATTTTGGCTGTCGGTGAGCATGTTAAGAAATTTCTGTACGGGTTTAAGCCCTTTCGTCTCTGCGGGTTCTACGACATATTCTTCACCGACTTTAGATAATGCCACCTGAAGATTTTGGTCGATATTATCGAGG
Coding sequences within:
- the sctN gene encoding type III secretion system ATPase SctN gives rise to the protein MEEKAKDKPKSKPTPKTTSKAKEKGIEDQFDKIFDELEDVQVTTVSGRITEIVGMLIRAVVPRVKIGELCLVKRENAEPLQVEVVGFTREEVFLSPLGDMAGIGPSSEVIATGMPLNIKVGDALLGRVLNGLGEPIDEKTKGPLELTEQASIYAAPPDPMTRKRIEVPMPTGVRVLDGTLTVGEGQRVGIFAAAGGGKSTLMGMIARNAYADVNVIALVGERGRELRDFIEESLGEEGLKRSVLVVSTSDQPSQLRLNAAYVGTAIAEYFRAQGKKVIFMMDSVTRFARALREVGLAAGEPPARAGYTPSVFSTLPKLLERSGNSDKGSITAFYTVLVAGDDMNEPVADEVRSILDGHVILSADLARQYHYPAVDVLSSVSRVINSIDDDEHLQMVGKIREILSTYKKNELLIKIGEYKRGSDKGVDNAIDYIDRVNSFLKQKIDEKSSFEETLQQMRATLR